From Punica granatum isolate Tunisia-2019 chromosome 1, ASM765513v2, whole genome shotgun sequence:
TCGCCGACCTACTTAGACAAGGCCGGCGACCCCAATCGAGGAGTCGGTGGTCAAGGGAGGAGTCCCCGTCCCCTCCAATTTAGGGGATGCCAGCTGCCGGGTCCCCCAAATTTGGGGGTAGGGGCTCCAACCCCAGCCACTCGCACCTCTATTGGGGTTGCCGGCCTGGTTTGCGCTGGCCGGTGACCTCAATCAGGGGTGGCCAGCGGAGAACCCCGTCCACCTTGTCGGACACCACTtcgctttgttttttttttaaataattatatatattttttatttaatgtaaTTTAGTCCTTCAAGTTCCCTTCTGTTTGAAAGTACCCCTAAAAAGGTTGCTCCATCAGAATTCCGTCCAATACTTGACGGACTATTAACGACGTGCTACACggtgataaaataaaaatttttgtGTTGtcttgtgaaattattttttctgtgCTGTAGTGTGATTTCTTGAAAAAGTTTGTGCTGTGTGATGTTATTTTCCTTATTAACTATGATTAAGCAACAACCTAATATTATGTTGTACTCTGACTAAACATTAGTGTTAACAAAATACTTTCCTGCTAAAATAGTCAGTACTAGCAACAACTTAATATTTTGGTACTagattttttgggtgaatgtTTTGCTACAAGATTTAGTAAAAATTAGTGAAGcgatgaaatatttttctgctaaaatagtaaatattaTCAACAACACTTCAACATTATTGCTGCTAATGCAGTAAACTTTAGCATGCAGcataatataattttgtttGGTTCGAGATctcaaacaaaaaattattgatggAAATTCTGTCAaaagtttatttaaaattaataaattatttttcgttaaaaatataattgaaaaataataaaaaataataactaattatttttttaccaaaATCTCCAAGGAAAttctattcaattttttttgggaatgagtaaaaatttgaaacaaaatccattctaataaaattagaattttCGACATGTAAAGAAGCGTTGGTGCAATGGTTAAGGCGTTGGTCTTGTTTGTGAGAGGTCATGGGTTCGCCAAAAGCTTTTATCAGCAACAAATAATGCATTAGCTGTAACTATTTTTCAAGTGCTATTAACGAATATTGCCTGTAGTGAATCCCGCGAAtcctaaaaatataattacgtTCACTGtttaaacccaaaaaaaataaagttacaGGAGAAGTACAGATATTACAGGTAGTACCCAGGCGATAATGAACTTGATCAATATCTGACGATAGAActcaaagaaaatataaatcatgaaTTGAAAGCACTCAAAATAGTCggcttaaaaaaagaaaaaagaaaaaagaaagaaagaattcTAAAGACCATGTATAATCAAAGAGAGCTTTACCCAACTCGAACTCCTCTCCCTTTTTCTTTGGCTGTCTTTGAAATCCCCCTTAATTTTGCAAATTAAACTAAATTTTCcaacctttctttttctttagaaAATGATTGAGTGAATATGTTAATCCCGGATTCCTTTGTTCAACGAGGCAAGCCAAAAAGTCGAAGgaatatgaaaaagaaagtttTGCTCTCTAAtcctcataatttttttaaaataaataaataaataaagatccCCATAGGCATAGCCAACAAAATCTATAACTCTCGAGGCGCATTTGCATTGCATGCCGCTATTCATatcaggggcggagccaataTAATACTAGGGGGCAATTGGCCCCCATGAACTTTGacttttttatgtaaaatttgCACTTTACCCccttcgaaaaaaaaatttatgtactatttatatcaagtaATATTTTTGCCCCGAACGAAAATCTTGAATTCGCCCTgattcatatacatatatatatatatatatacacacacacaataTCTCCAAACCCTCAAAGGTATCACACTCGAGTCTTTACCCGCAGTGGCTTCTTCATATCCCAGCATTTTTCCATTCTCTCTTCTTGCTTCCTAGCTAAAGGTGACAGTCTAAGAGTTCACTCATCATTTCCTCTTTCGCTATCTTCTCTCAGGGTAAATCGTTTGACGAGGGCACTGTTATGGTTCCAAAATATACCAGAGATCGAGCTCACCGTTACCTTGACCATGCGTTTGGCTTTTACTGGGTTCTAAAATCCCTGATCCAGCCAACGCAGTACAATGCTAACTGATAATAAGTTTGTCGTTTGCCATTTGTCAAGCAATGGGTCGCTTATGTTAACTAGTTTCGTATCATTCCTATACGGATGATACGAAGTCATTTTTATCTTGTCACACAATTTAATGACTTTTCAATCAAATGTATGgtcttcatatatatttttctcaacGGTCTAATCTTTCTTACGTACCGGTTGGGGTTACAGGAAAAGATGAGCCGACCTGGAGACTGGAACTGTCGGTCATGCTACCACTTGAACTTCCAAAGAAGAGACTCGTGCCAAAGATGTGGGGAACCTAGACCAGGTGATAGAGGTGACTATGGAGGCTTCGGAGGAAGGGGCAGCTCGCCATTTGGGATATATAACACTGGCCCAGATGTTAGACCAGGCGACTGGTATTGCACAATCGGCAACTGCGGGGCCCACAACTTTGCAAGCCGCTCCAGCTGCTTCAAGTGTGGTGCAATGAAGGATGATTCAATAGGTGGTAGATTTGATGGAAGTGACATGTCTCGTATGAGAGGTTTCGGGTTTGGTGGTGGCGGTAGCAGTGGCAGTAGCAGTCGGTCAGGGTGGAAACCGGGTGATTGGATTTGCACCAGGTAATCTGTATAATCTTTCATTCCTCAAATATCTTCTCCCCGGAAAGGGTGAGATACTAAAGCTGAAGAAGGGATGATCTATAAGTGGTTGATTGAATTAAATCACAATAATTCCTATGAATCAACATGTCAAGGTAAAGTACGTCATGAAAATCTTATGGTTGGCCATTTGACAGTGAATAAAGTTATTACGGAAATTAAGGCCCTGTTTAGATTCAggaacaaaaaattttaactttaactttaactttaactcaacacactacacaacaaaaatacatatttctcaagtcaaaaattttaactttaattttaactcaagacattacacaacaaaaatacatatttctcaagtcaaatttataattacatctcatttgtcattttccacaatcaaaattaaaataaaaatcaaagttactttaactctgaatccaaacgcaccctaAGATTTTTATGAGGAAAGTATGGGATTGGACAGGTCGGGATGCAACGAGCACAATTTTGCAAGCAGGACAGAATGCTTCCGATGCTATGCTCCTAGAGAATCCATCGGCAAATCTTCGTATTCTTCCTGATCGTGTTCTTGACCTAGTAAGAGATGCTCTCTCTAAATTTTAGCTGTGGCTATACAAGGTTTATCTTGAGTCCTCAGTCTATGGAATGGCTGTTCTACAAAAAACATCATTCAACTATGTGGTTTGCCTGAGATAATATACCTGtgcttttttctttccttataTAATCAAACTTTGATTTGATCTGCTTTTTGTCAGATTAATAAGccttcaatattttttaattaaacctCTTAATATGAAAAGAATGACAAGAATACtattaaaaagtttaaaagaaaactataaaaaagtaaaaaggaGTTCAAAAACCCTTTATTAATTGCACAAATATTTCTAAACAGaacatttatttaatatgCTGGTatccaaattaattattactgGCTAACTGAAATTGGGTGTCCTTCTATTTTCAGCATTGGTAGCAGTACTCAATTGGAGAGAGAGTATGATGAGCTTTTCTGGACCCCTTTATTTTGGACATCATATATTTTATCCAGTTAGGAGACAAGGATctcaatattttatattaattaaggtTGTTGACGTTCAAGACTTTGAGCAGAGTACGTACCATGTCATATTAGGGTCTTATATGTTGTTATCCATTATCTTAGTAAAGTAAAGTAGCTCTACTCTACTTATGAAGCTCTCTCTACTTTTGGAGGGTCAGCATTATATTTTGCTTttctcaatatatatttattgaaattttgcTTGCTTTGGTTCATATATTTGAATCTCaattctctcctctctctctctctctctctctctatatatatatatatatcaaggaaATCATCCCGCTGATGGGAATAAATCGCAGTGAACCACAAGATAGTGATCTTCTTGTGTAGGCCGACCGATTCtagcatatacatatataaccatatatgaatttatcaaaaatatataaccatatatgataaaatgtttaattattaccgaatgcagtaaatgtacgGGCTATAAATAATtagacagatcatgaattgataaACCAAATGGAGTCTTAATACCGaaaaagtttaatttaatgaaaacgattcatgacACAATCAAGACAGGTCCAGGatggtcgaggataatttggtcaaaatgaccaaaataccctcgatACCAAAAGGGGcccgaaagagtcatcgatacatgaatccatacattttgtttggaaaacaACATTCTAAAAGAGATTTTAATGCGGAATTTGCGATGATATTgaaatccgagaaatggatttcatcgaggtaaagagaccgttcttgacccgaatgAGGTCAAGGAACTCTCGACTCTTTCTTCTCAAGGATAGCCACCTTGAcccgtttcgggtttcaagcagTCTCTTTAACTCGATTttgactatttctcgcatgctcaaacgttaaacacgataaataacatgtatttaacaaagccggtatcgtcatgattttggaaaatgtTTTTTAACATACAAatatgcacaaacacgttatttatggaattgataaaatgatatcgacttcatggatgcgggaaaacataaaaactcaGGAAAcgacttaaatcggggcaaggaatcCATTCTTGAcctgaaaaggtcaagaaaaaCCCTCGGTTACCTCCGAAGAGGTTAACTCAAGAAGCCTCTTGGTCCTTTAAGGTTGGGATGGTTTCCTCAACTTCCATTTAAAcattttccgacatgctaacacgttatatgatgataaacatgcatgatataatatggaaatgcataaaaaatgTGATCTTGGAAGTAAATCATGCTTAAAAtaccttataactccataaacacaacaaaaatgtgaaagtcctagctcctctaagtcgggactggttatacctagtcctgagatgcgggatgggactgtaaaaggtcgggttggaccgttagTGGGTCgagtttgggctgttttggcttgaatAGACCCGTATGGaagcaacagacccgactcTGTGTTGtctcgacccgactgggcaccCGGGAAAGAGTAGGCTGGTTCAGGTCGTTTCAGCCGGTGTCCTGGCCGGTTCACGGCAGTTCTggatagccaagggacccccctaggtggtggtggtggttgtTTGGGTCCAGTAGTCACGGTTTGACCCATATAGCTCTGCAAAGATCAAGCAAAATAGAACACTCCCAGGGACAGACCCAACTGGGCAAGTTTCTGGTGGGACGTCACAACGGTGGCTCTCGATAGAATTTTGCAGCAAGGTTGGTGCCCCACgttagccaagggacccctggAAGTGACCGTTGTGGTCGTTCAAAGAAAAGGGTCTCAggtcgacccgatctgcaaggaAAATCACAGGTAAGCCAGAAAATCCAACCCAACtaggcagtcgggctgtttcttcttgctGGGTTAAAATCGACGGGGTTTTCTTGGGATTTCTCAACTCCTAAACACTCTTAGGTTGTGTAGGGAGATGGTTGATGGCTTGTGGCAGCTTAAACCGACCCGTAAAGCTAGGAAACCCGGGTTGGAAAATCTGGACCGAAATGGACCAAAAACAGTTTGGTCCTGTGGTGGgttggttctatggcttagagacTTTCAACTTAAAATCCAACTTCGGAAATGGActgagggggtcgaaaacatgtggaatatgaagtttggtcaagtttggatatAAGCTGGGATGGTGAATACCATGATTCTGACTTAAGTTCTTaagggttttgcttggttttactttggctgaagcttgctgcggtttcttcaagttcttgggagcatttgaagagtgagaaaacTTGAGAGATGATGCTTGAAGgtttgtgattaagctaatgacATTTGagcaatatatagaaaaagatCAAGAGCAATTAAGTGAAACAAAGCTTGATTAATGGcatgattaagaaaattcgGTGGCCTTAacgaagatgaggatgaagacttcttcaaaatgcattaatgaagaagagccaaatTCATTGATGAAGGTGAAGCGTTGAAGTgaattgtaggcttgatattttccatGGAAGACAAGGCAAGTTGCATGGAGGAAGAAGCCAAGGTAGAGGGGCGGCAATGGGAGTTACGACTACCCtagggcagcccgtgggtcccacgggtcaTGAAGGAAAGTTgggacaaagttcgggtctcgattgatcgggTGTTCGAGGTTCTTGGCTcaaacgaacgtcgaattatcaaTGTGCGCACAAAAACGATTCAAACGAGCCCAAGATTGCCCATTTTTCCTAAAAAAGAATACACGTGCGATTTTTGAGCCCGGAAGCCAATTTTGCTCGTTTCAGGCGATCGGCGCAAAGTTAACCGTTTTTGAATGCGCATCTCATTCTGCATTCcgtgttggtcattttgacatgcattgtcaatcagactgaataattgacccttaagccgatatttcaaatgtgaagccggagacgtcctaggggTCTGTAgccggatttctcagattgctttctaagttgcttgggtgatccggagatcactgcgatctctgttcttTGAGGATAGATGGATTGTGCAATtccgtctgaggatttcacactGAGCCTTGGTATGAGTAGCACCGTGTTGGCTAATCATTTAACGTCAAGTTTATGccaaaaggacctccggttatgaatttccattgaaaacgGTCTTTTCTGCTGCTCTGAGGTcattcgggaaactgaaagggattatttagtctgatttgcccaattgcgtatgtTCATTGTGGTTTTCGGGGCAATACATGgctaacttcgtttgccgatgTTTCGTCaaaccagtctccggttatgcatttccgatGAAAGGTGTGCTTATTCTGCCTCTCAGGAGTCATTCGAGGAGTCTATATGACTTCCGAGAAGCAATCTGAAGTAATGCTTATGATTTGTGGAATTGTTGGGTATGACTGTATTTGACTtcgggcattaacttttcttagATGAACCAGCGTTTTTTAacttccactaaaaagttgtctgtattcagaaaattaatctgtatagagcagatgatctacAAAATGTGTTTGAGGACAATTTTTAATCTGTTTGGCACCATGAGGGATTTTTGGGATCCAATATTGATTATCTTCTAATGGTCGAGCGAACCAGTATAAAATAGCACTGTCAGCGATGTATTCTAAAAGTGCCAGTTTGGAAGTTGTTTGAGCTCTCCGTTTGCTCTGTATGTCGCTGGATGATTATAAAAGTTCTTAtgtcatgtgcttgaatcatctacTTGTCTCTGTTTACTTGGggatgaatagcaatttgctaCTCTGTCGAGCCCTTTTCTGTATTGATACTCAAGTCATGGCGTGAATCGCTTTTGATGCGCATTGTATGAACCGGTGAGccaaaatagggtgctgacagcttgccctctttgactgcgtgctcgtgtagaggatgcagccaaagactttcagaaacaccccattttgatcGCAATGACCAATCTAGTATTcctcttgctttggatatatGGGAAATATTGTACCtaacataaatataaaagaagtAAAATGAGATATGAATAAGCTCTGCAGAGACCAAGAGTGTGTGTTTAAAGAAAAGTGCTCAGTTGATCGAAAATGCCTTGTTTAATTGGAAATGCGGTGTTTAATTGAAAGTGCTATGCCTAATGAAAGTGCAGTGCTTTGCTTAAAGAAAAGGTGTGTGTGTTTAATCGAAAATGCGATGTTTAATTGAAAGTGCGATGCATTGTTTAAAGAAAAGTGCGATGCTCTGTTCAATTGAATGTGTGGTGCCTTGTTTAAATaaaagtgcattgcttaaTCGAAAATGCGGTGTTTAATTGAAAGTGCGATGCATTGTTTAATTGAAAGTGCGTTGTTTAATCGAAAATGCAGTGTTTAATGAAAAAGTGCCGTGCATTGTTTAATTGAAAGTGCGGTGCATTGTTTAATTGAAAGTGCGATGcattatttaaagaaaaatgcgttgtttaataaaaaatgcGGTGTTTAATTGAAAGTACGGTGTTTAACAGAAAACTGAaatgcttaatgaaaatgcattgacTAATTGATAGTgcgtttgcaagaggcacgggcGCCTGCCCGGTGAGTTGCAtgatgcacgagcgcttgctcggcagGTTGCACTAAGCACGGGCGCATTGCCCTGTGGATTGCATGGTGTATGGGCGCTTGCCCGACGggttgcaatatgcacgggtgCATTGCCCTGTGGATTGCATGATGCACGGGCATTTTCCCGGTGAATTTGTAAAATGCACGGGGTGCATTGCTCGGCGGATTGCATTGCTTAAAAAAAGATGCATTGCAttgcataatgaaaagtgctttgtttaatgaaaagtgctttgtttaatgaaaagtgcattgcttaatgaaaaagtgcgatgtttaattgaaagtgcattgcattgcttaatgaaaacTGCCctgtttaatgaaaagtgcattgtattgcttaatgaaaattgcattgtttaatgaaaagtgtGATGTTTAATGAAAGGTGCATTGTTTAATGAAAGGTGCGatgtttaatgaaaagtgcattatttaatgaaaagtgcataaaatttggaaggaatcattgtgatttgCTTAGCATTGAGCCTGTCTGTGTTGCAAATAATGATGTGACAGAATGATTCGTTGTTTGTCATCTGATTGTGATGTAACTGAGTGCATGGAATGCTATCCTGAAGATTTCTCCTCGGATTAAGATTGTAGCTTTcggcataaggcagacatgcatcCATCAGAGGAAGACACCTTTTAGGGTTTACATCCTCATAcctgcatatagaaccatgAGAGCTAACAATAGTTGTCAGTCCTACAATACAGCCGTAATGAAGATGTgcaaagaagtctgaataataatgtttCGTGGATTTGGATTTGGTGACCATTTGAAGGGATGGCCGTGTCCCACAAGACTCTGACTTGAaagaaaaacttttgcaaAATGGGCATGACCCGTGGGATTTTCATGAAGGTAAAGGGAGGgatctttgggatcctccagatCAAGAATACAACGATTCAACCCCATGTCAAAAGGTGTTTCGTGTCCGGAGAGTCAaggagagtttgcttgcgtcgaaaACTACCAAACCATTACTCGTTGTtgcttcacactgagtgtagctgttCTTTCATGGTCGAGCTACCaaaggcccctaacttttgcctaggtcgcaagacgtgtgacgacctagcgaggTATTTTATTTGACGTTTCCCTCATTTAGAGTTCACATTTTGCTACGACCGCCTTGTTGGGTCTGATcacacctctcggttcctctaacttttggcTAGACTGCCCTTTTCGGGTCTTtagcctagcgaggattttgtttcatgctctccttttgccacagtTCCCCATTGcaggattttaaaccgtgcccctcattccctaatttttgcctaagccgcctcaaagaggttttcaacctagcgggaaattcattctttttctctcaagaaagttATGAGACGAGAAAGAATATGAGAAGAATGTACAAGATTTTCAGAATTGCAAGTGTAAAGAACTGCACTTGCAGGGAAAGATAATGAAGTACATGTGCATCAAAAGAGCAGCGGAATGATGGAAAACTGTTAaggatagtacttcttgatggcatcAACATTGACTGGAAGGGCATTTTCATTCCCGTCCATATCGTTAAGGATGATTGCTCCTTCATTGGAGACTTCTTTGACAATGAAAGATCCGTCGTATTTGTATGCGAATTTGCCCCGGGAATCTGGGGCAATGTGCAAGACTTTCCGTAAGACGAGGTCGCCAGGGCTGAACTCACGGAGACGGACTTTCTTGTTAAAtgctcgggccattctctgCTGATAGcattgaccgtggcaaagtgctggtagccgcttctcatcaatgagattaagTTGTTCGTAGTGCTGTTTTGCCCATTCAACTGGAAGAGCTGCTTCCATGTCGTAGACCAAGGAGTACGAGGTTTCCCCAGTAGACGAGCAGATGGATGTTcgatatgccaagagcgcgaacggaagcatctcgtgccagtccttgaaattcactgtcattttttcgacgattttctttatgttcttgtttgctgcctctactgcaccgttcatttgaggacgatacggagaggaatTGTGGTGTTGtatcttgaactgtgcacataGCTCGTCGATGAGtttgttgttcaagttcttggcCTTGTCTATGATGAGAGTCACATGGACCCTGTACTGCGCAATGATAACGCGTTTGAAGAAGCGTGCCGTGACCTTTGCAGTGACCGATGCAAGAGTGATAAGCTTCGATtcacttggtgaagtaatcgatagctaccaataTGAATAGGTGTCCATTGGATGTTTTGGGGTTGAtgggaccaatcacgtccatgcaccacattgaaaagggccatggaGCTGCTattggatgcagctcgttgGGCGATGCTCTGATCTGGTTTGTGTAGACTTGGcacaagtgacagtgcctAACATGCTTGACACAGTCAGTCTTCATAGTAGACCAGAAGTAACCTAATCGCATGATTTTCTTTGCAAGCATGAGCCCATTCATGTGAGGTCTGCAATTCCCTtcatgcacttcttccatgaggcatTGTGCCTCACTTTTGTCgacacaccggagtagtgtggcgtcgaatgaacggcggtagagattCTCACCACTTAGGAAAAAGTGTGCTGCAATGAGTCGGAGAGTTCTCCGCTCATGACGATCAGTGAATGCAGGGAATTGACCAGTTTGCAACAAATGCATGATGTCCGCATACCAAGGCTTGCCATCGACAACCTCGATCACGTCACAGTGGGCAGGGCCCTTAACAATATCAAATTTGAGGGGCTTgatgagattctccttcgtaatgctcaccatggatgcgagcgttgcgagtgcatcggcaaactggttcttcatgcgtggtgtgtatgtaaacgagatattctcgaagttctctgtTAACTCTTTGAGATACTCGTGATACAACACCAgctttggatctttcgtcttccattgcttgagcgtctgaaagattgtgagcatggaatcaGCAAACACTTCTAGCTCCTTGACCTTGAGGTCGACTGCTACTTGCAAGCCAAGAATACACGCTTCGTATTCGGCT
This genomic window contains:
- the LOC116192258 gene encoding TATA-binding protein-associated factor 2N-like isoform X1 — protein: MSRPGDWNCRSCYHLNFQRRDSCQRCGEPRPGDRGDYGGFGGRGSSPFGIYNTGPDVRPGDWYCTIGNCGAHNFASRSSCFKCGAMKDDSIGGRFDGSDMSRMRGFGFGGGGSSGSSSRSGWKPGDWICTRSGCNEHNFASRTECFRCYAPRESIGKSSYSS
- the LOC116192258 gene encoding TATA-binding protein-associated factor 2N-like isoform X2 yields the protein MSRPGDWNCRSCYHLNFQRRDSCQRCGEPRPGDRGDYGGFGGRGSSPFGIYNTGPDVRPGDWYCTIGNCGAHNFASRSSCFKCGAMKDDSIGGRFDGSDMSRMRGFGFGGGGSSGSSSRSGWKPGDWICTSIGSSTQLEREYDELFWTPLFWTSYILSS